The Peribacillus simplex genome contains a region encoding:
- the lysS gene encoding lysine--tRNA ligase, giving the protein MEMIFVSHEELNDQLQVRRDKMQAMMDNGQDPFGSRFERTHNTQEIVSAYGELEKEDLEEKEIEVTIAGRVMTKRGKGKAGFAHIQDISGQIQIYVRLDNIGEDSYQIFNQTDLGDIVGVTGVIFKTKVGELSIKAKEYVFLAKALRPLPDKFHGLKDVEERYRKRYVDLITNEESKNTLIMRSRIVQAMRRYLDDHGYLEVETPLLHSVAGGAAARPFLTHHNALDMPLNLRIAIELHLKRLIVGGLEKVYEIGRVFRNEGVSTRHNPEFTLIELYEAYADYQDIMSLTENLIAHIAQEVLGTTTIQYGEYEIELKPEWKRLHMVDAVKEYTGVDFWTQMSKEEAQQLAKENGIEVKESMEFGHIVNEFFEQKVEDKLIQPTFIYGHPVEISPLAKKNPEDSRFTDRFELFIVGREHANAFTELNDPIDQRQRFEAQLKEREQGNDEAHEMDEDFLEALEYGMPPTGGLGIGVDRLVMLLTNSPSIRDVLLFPLMRHR; this is encoded by the coding sequence ATGGAGATGATTTTCGTGAGTCATGAAGAATTGAATGACCAACTGCAGGTAAGGCGCGATAAAATGCAGGCCATGATGGATAATGGACAAGACCCTTTCGGGAGCAGATTCGAGCGCACCCATAACACTCAGGAGATAGTCAGTGCTTATGGTGAATTAGAAAAAGAAGATCTTGAAGAAAAAGAAATTGAAGTTACGATCGCTGGCCGTGTCATGACGAAGCGTGGAAAAGGGAAAGCGGGATTTGCCCATATCCAGGATATTAGCGGTCAAATCCAAATCTACGTCCGTTTAGATAACATTGGTGAAGATTCTTACCAAATTTTCAACCAAACGGATCTTGGCGATATCGTAGGGGTAACTGGCGTCATTTTCAAAACGAAAGTCGGGGAACTTTCCATTAAAGCTAAAGAATATGTGTTCCTTGCTAAAGCGCTTCGCCCGTTGCCTGATAAATTTCATGGCCTAAAGGATGTTGAAGAGCGTTACCGGAAGCGTTATGTCGATTTAATCACAAATGAGGAAAGCAAAAACACATTGATCATGCGCAGTCGCATTGTACAAGCAATGAGACGGTATTTGGACGATCATGGATACCTGGAAGTGGAAACGCCTCTACTGCACTCTGTTGCTGGTGGAGCTGCAGCACGTCCTTTCCTTACTCACCATAATGCCCTGGATATGCCATTGAATTTAAGGATTGCCATCGAGCTTCATCTAAAACGCTTAATCGTCGGCGGATTGGAGAAAGTTTATGAAATTGGCCGTGTTTTCAGAAATGAAGGAGTATCCACAAGACACAATCCTGAATTCACATTGATCGAATTATACGAGGCATATGCGGATTACCAAGATATCATGAGTTTAACGGAAAACCTGATTGCCCATATCGCTCAAGAAGTTCTGGGCACGACTACCATCCAGTATGGCGAGTATGAGATAGAGTTAAAACCGGAATGGAAACGACTTCACATGGTTGATGCTGTAAAAGAATATACTGGTGTGGACTTCTGGACTCAAATGAGTAAAGAAGAAGCCCAGCAGCTTGCTAAAGAAAATGGGATTGAAGTTAAGGAATCCATGGAATTCGGGCATATCGTAAATGAATTTTTTGAACAGAAGGTTGAAGATAAGTTAATTCAACCTACATTCATCTATGGCCATCCAGTGGAAATCTCTCCTTTAGCAAAGAAAAATCCGGAAGATTCCCGTTTCACAGATCGTTTTGAGTTATTCATTGTGGGTAGGGAGCATGCAAATGCCTTCACGGAACTAAATGACCCTATTGATCAACGTCAACGCTTTGAAGCTCAATTGAAAGAACGGGAGCAAGGTAATGATGAGGCCCATGAAATGGATGAAGATTTCTTGGAGGCGTTAGAATATGGAATGCCGCCAACTGGCGGACTTGGAATTGGTGTTGACCGTTTGGTTATGCTATTGACCAATTCTCCGTCTATACGTGACGTCCTGTTATTCCCGTTGATGAGACATCGCTAA
- the folB gene encoding dihydroneopterin aldolase: protein MDKIYVNKMEFYGYHGVFPEETKLGQRFKVDLIVQTDLAKAGKSDNLEDSINYGELYELCKSVVEGEPFKLVEAVAEKIASELLNKYSSIETCTVKVYKPDPPIAGHYDSVAIEIVRGR from the coding sequence ATGGATAAGATATATGTGAATAAAATGGAGTTTTACGGTTATCATGGAGTTTTTCCGGAAGAAACGAAGCTTGGCCAGCGGTTTAAAGTGGATTTGATCGTCCAGACTGATTTAGCCAAGGCTGGGAAGAGTGACAACCTTGAAGACTCGATCAACTATGGTGAGTTATATGAATTGTGTAAAAGTGTTGTCGAGGGAGAACCTTTTAAGTTAGTGGAAGCTGTTGCTGAAAAAATTGCCTCTGAACTGCTTAATAAATATTCTTCCATCGAGACATGCACCGTGAAGGTCTATAAACCAGATCCTCCAATAGCAGGCCACTATGATTCGGTTGCCATAGAGATTGTAAGGGGTCGCTGA
- the dusB gene encoding tRNA dihydrouridine synthase DusB — MLKIGNIEMKNPVVLAPMAGVCNSAFRLTVKEFGAGLVCAEMVSDKGIVLQNARTMNMLYIDEREKPLSLQIFGGEKKSLVEAAQFVDKNTNADIIDINMGCPVPKITKCDAGAKWLLDPNKIYEMVSAVVDAVEKPVTVKMRIGWDDEHVFAIQNAQAVERAGGKAVSMHGRTRVQMYEGKANWDIIREVKKSINIPLIGNGDVETPEDAERMLKETGVDGVMIGRAALGNPWMIYRTVKYLETGQLMDEPSVREKMDVCVLHMDRLIALKNENVAVREMRKHASWYLKGVKGNANARKGINVCETREDVVSLLYGLVDDIEAKQQNIQMV; from the coding sequence GTGTTAAAAATAGGCAATATAGAAATGAAGAATCCGGTAGTGCTAGCACCGATGGCGGGAGTCTGTAACTCGGCATTCCGCTTGACCGTCAAGGAATTTGGTGCTGGCCTTGTTTGTGCGGAGATGGTCAGTGACAAGGGAATCGTTTTACAAAATGCTAGAACGATGAATATGCTTTATATAGATGAAAGAGAAAAGCCGTTAAGTTTGCAAATCTTTGGCGGTGAAAAGAAATCTTTGGTCGAAGCAGCACAATTTGTAGATAAAAATACAAATGCTGACATCATTGATATCAATATGGGCTGCCCAGTCCCAAAAATCACGAAATGTGATGCGGGTGCGAAGTGGCTTCTCGATCCAAACAAAATTTATGAAATGGTTTCAGCGGTGGTTGATGCTGTTGAAAAGCCGGTAACGGTGAAAATGCGCATAGGCTGGGATGATGAGCACGTTTTTGCGATTCAAAATGCCCAGGCTGTTGAACGCGCAGGTGGTAAAGCTGTTTCCATGCATGGCAGAACACGAGTTCAAATGTATGAAGGAAAAGCTAACTGGGACATCATCCGTGAAGTGAAGAAATCAATTAATATTCCCCTTATCGGTAACGGTGATGTGGAAACTCCAGAGGATGCCGAAAGAATGCTGAAGGAAACGGGTGTTGATGGAGTCATGATCGGCCGTGCAGCTCTAGGTAACCCGTGGATGATTTACCGGACTGTAAAATATCTAGAAACCGGTCAACTGATGGATGAACCTTCTGTTCGTGAAAAGATGGACGTTTGCGTGCTTCATATGGATCGTCTAATTGCGTTGAAAAATGAAAATGTCGCTGTTCGTGAAATGCGTAAGCATGCTTCTTGGTATCTAAAAGGTGTTAAAGGGAATGCTAATGCTCGCAAAGGAATTAATGTTTGTGAAACAAGGGAAGATGTTGTTAGCCTTCTATATGGACTTGTTGATGATATAGAAGCGAAGCAACAAAATATCCAAATGGTCTGA
- the folK gene encoding 2-amino-4-hydroxy-6-hydroxymethyldihydropteridine diphosphokinase, whose translation MVNVAYLSIGSNLGDRLETFQRAFQLLSENPHIKLVACSSLYETDPVGFEAQDCFLNAVLKVKTDLEPEKLLHACMKIEQELGRKREIRWGPRTLDLDILLYNHENIETEILSVPHPRMHERAFVIVPLMEVDPDISLPQIHAPLSDLLEQISDKEGVRLWKVKNGEGVFALFES comes from the coding sequence GTGGTAAATGTTGCTTACCTTTCGATAGGGTCGAACTTAGGTGATCGCCTTGAAACTTTCCAAAGGGCTTTCCAATTATTGTCTGAAAATCCGCATATCAAGTTGGTTGCATGCTCTTCTTTATATGAAACGGACCCGGTGGGATTTGAAGCTCAGGACTGTTTTTTAAATGCTGTCCTTAAAGTGAAAACCGATTTAGAACCTGAAAAACTACTTCACGCTTGTATGAAAATCGAACAAGAATTAGGGAGAAAAAGGGAAATTCGGTGGGGTCCCCGTACTTTAGACCTTGACATTTTGTTATATAATCATGAAAATATTGAGACAGAGATTCTTTCAGTCCCGCACCCTCGTATGCACGAGAGGGCTTTTGTTATCGTGCCTTTAATGGAAGTGGACCCTGATATATCACTTCCGCAAATTCATGCACCTTTGAGCGACCTGCTTGAACAGATTTCGGATAAAGAAGGAGTTCGATTATGGAAGGTGAAAAATGGGGAAGGCGTATTCGCGCTTTTCGAAAGTTAA
- a CDS encoding helix-turn-helix domain-containing protein, whose amino-acid sequence MEGEKWGRRIRAFRKLKGYTQEGFAKEIGVSVSLLGEVERGNRNPSEAFLLEVAEVLHVSIEELQPPEDK is encoded by the coding sequence ATGGAAGGTGAAAAATGGGGAAGGCGTATTCGCGCTTTTCGAAAGTTAAAGGGTTATACCCAGGAAGGGTTTGCGAAAGAAATAGGCGTTTCCGTTTCCTTGTTGGGAGAAGTCGAACGAGGGAACCGCAACCCTTCAGAGGCATTTTTACTGGAAGTGGCGGAAGTTCTTCATGTTTCCATTGAGGAGCTTCAGCCACCTGAGGATAAATGA
- the cysK gene encoding cysteine synthase A translates to MARIANSVIDLIGQTPIVKLNKLQNENSADIYLKLEYFNPGSSVKDRIALAMIEAAEKNGTLKPGDTIIEPTSGNTGIGLAMVAAAKGYKSILVMPETMSLERRNLLRAYGAELVLTPGPEGMKGAIAKATELSKEKGYFIPQQFENVANPEVHRNTTGPEIVEAFGDEGLDAFVAGIGTGGTITGAGEVLREKYPDIKIYAVEPADSPVLSGGTPGPHKIQGIGAGFVPSILNTDLYDEIIQVNTEESFDYARRAAKEEGILGGISSGGAIAAAIKVADKLGKGKKVLAIIPSNGERYLSTPLYNFE, encoded by the coding sequence ATGGCACGTATAGCTAATTCTGTAATCGATCTAATTGGACAGACGCCTATTGTGAAGTTAAACAAGCTTCAAAATGAAAACAGTGCAGATATTTATCTGAAACTTGAGTATTTTAACCCAGGCAGTAGTGTAAAAGACCGTATCGCCCTTGCGATGATCGAAGCGGCAGAAAAAAATGGTACCCTTAAGCCAGGTGATACGATCATTGAACCTACAAGCGGAAATACTGGAATAGGACTTGCGATGGTAGCTGCGGCAAAGGGCTATAAATCAATTCTGGTTATGCCGGAGACGATGAGTTTGGAACGCCGTAACTTGCTTCGTGCTTATGGCGCAGAATTAGTCCTTACTCCCGGGCCTGAAGGAATGAAGGGTGCAATCGCAAAGGCGACGGAGCTGTCTAAAGAAAAAGGTTACTTCATTCCACAGCAATTCGAGAATGTAGCCAACCCTGAAGTTCATCGGAATACTACAGGACCTGAAATCGTTGAAGCCTTTGGTGATGAAGGTCTGGATGCATTCGTTGCCGGAATCGGTACTGGCGGAACCATAACGGGTGCTGGTGAAGTCCTGCGTGAAAAATACCCTGACATTAAGATTTACGCTGTTGAGCCTGCGGACTCTCCGGTATTATCGGGTGGAACTCCAGGACCTCATAAAATCCAAGGAATCGGTGCAGGCTTCGTCCCGAGTATCTTGAATACAGATCTCTATGACGAAATCATTCAAGTCAATACAGAGGAATCGTTTGATTATGCCCGCCGTGCAGCAAAAGAGGAAGGAATCCTCGGTGGAATTTCCTCTGGTGGAGCAATTGCAGCTGCCATTAAAGTGGCAGACAAACTGGGTAAAGGCAAAAAGGTACTTGCCATCATACCAAGTAATGGTGAACGCTACTTAAGTACGCCATTATATAACTTTGAGTAA
- the folP gene encoding dihydropteroate synthase, with protein sequence MSLAGASKIKCGSFDLDYSNKTLIMGILNVTPDSFSDGGKYNRIDAALKHAERMVNDGADILDVGGESTRPNYERISDEEEIERVAPIIEAISRNIEVPISVDTYKSRVAEAAVKAGAHILNDIWGGKADSLMSKVAAEYKVPIILMHNRDNMSYGHFVRDVLQDLFESIMLVKDAGVKDENIILDPGIGFAKDLKLNLEMMRNLDKLVSLGYPVLLATSRKSMIGHVLDLPPDERMEGTAATVCHGIQQGCQMVRVHDVKEMARTAKMMDALLGKGE encoded by the coding sequence ATGTCATTAGCTGGAGCGTCAAAAATAAAATGCGGTTCATTTGATTTGGATTACAGCAATAAAACCTTAATTATGGGGATTTTGAATGTTACGCCAGACTCCTTTTCGGATGGCGGGAAATATAATCGGATAGATGCCGCTTTGAAGCATGCCGAACGGATGGTCAACGACGGAGCGGATATATTGGATGTAGGCGGGGAGTCCACCCGTCCTAACTATGAGAGGATATCGGATGAAGAGGAAATAGAGAGGGTCGCCCCGATTATTGAAGCCATATCCCGTAATATTGAGGTACCAATATCGGTCGATACATATAAATCAAGAGTAGCCGAAGCGGCTGTTAAAGCAGGAGCACATATATTAAATGACATTTGGGGAGGTAAGGCCGATTCCTTGATGTCAAAAGTTGCTGCGGAATATAAGGTGCCGATTATCTTGATGCATAACAGGGATAATATGAGTTATGGACACTTTGTTCGGGATGTACTTCAAGATTTATTCGAAAGCATCATGTTGGTAAAGGATGCAGGAGTCAAGGATGAAAACATCATTCTCGATCCGGGAATTGGCTTTGCGAAAGACTTAAAGTTAAATTTGGAAATGATGAGGAATCTTGATAAGCTGGTATCATTAGGATATCCCGTACTGCTAGCCACATCAAGAAAGTCCATGATTGGACATGTTCTGGACCTGCCACCTGATGAGAGGATGGAAGGGACAGCCGCCACGGTCTGCCATGGTATTCAACAAGGCTGTCAAATGGTTCGTGTACATGATGTGAAGGAAATGGCACGGACTGCAAAGATGATGGATGCTCTATTAGGAAAAGGTGAATGA